The following coding sequences lie in one Streptomyces xiamenensis genomic window:
- the mshD gene encoding mycothiol synthase, which yields MSDVIVVDEVTGPQLREAERLIDAAARTDGQSAVSEQGRLLLRGGRRTGVKHLLMRHHGQLVGYAQLDGTDPVEAPSGELAVHPDHRGLRYGRLLGEALLAESGHRLRLWAHGGHPAARHLAQVLGLTLFRELRQLRRPLGGLRDVDPVLPEGVTVRSFVPGQDDAAWLELNAAAFAHHPEQGGLTQVDLDARKKEPWFDPSGFFLAVRGDRLLGFHWTKVHSAESLGEVYVVGVSPDAQNLGLGKALTLIGLRYLAADRALPTAMLYVDADNVAALRVYEGLGFQTHETDLMYRTET from the coding sequence ATGAGTGACGTCATCGTGGTCGACGAGGTGACGGGCCCCCAGCTGCGTGAGGCCGAGCGGCTGATCGACGCGGCAGCCCGCACCGACGGGCAGAGCGCCGTATCGGAACAGGGCAGACTGCTGCTGCGCGGCGGCCGGCGCACCGGCGTGAAACACCTGCTCATGCGGCACCACGGCCAACTCGTGGGCTACGCACAGCTGGACGGCACCGACCCGGTCGAAGCCCCCTCCGGCGAACTGGCGGTGCACCCCGACCACCGCGGCCTGCGCTACGGCCGGCTGCTGGGCGAGGCGCTGCTCGCCGAGTCCGGCCACCGGCTGCGACTGTGGGCGCACGGCGGCCACCCGGCGGCCCGGCACCTGGCCCAGGTCCTGGGGCTGACCCTCTTCCGTGAGCTGCGGCAGCTGCGTCGCCCGCTGGGGGGACTGCGCGATGTCGACCCCGTACTGCCCGAAGGGGTGACGGTCCGCAGCTTCGTGCCCGGCCAGGACGACGCCGCCTGGCTGGAGCTGAACGCCGCCGCCTTCGCCCACCACCCCGAGCAGGGCGGCCTCACCCAGGTGGACCTGGACGCCCGGAAGAAGGAGCCCTGGTTCGACCCATCCGGGTTCTTTCTCGCGGTGCGCGGCGACCGCCTGCTCGGCTTCCACTGGACGAAGGTGCACAGCGCCGAGTCGCTGGGCGAGGTCTACGTCGTGGGGGTCTCGCCGGACGCCCAGAACCTGGGGCTCGGCAAGGCACTCACCCTGATCGGCCTGCGCTACCTGGCGGCCGACCGGGCCCTGCCCACCGCGATGCTGTACGTGGACGCCGACAACGTGGCGGCGCTGCGGGTGTACGAGGGCCTGGGGTTCCAGACCCACGAGACGGACCTGATGTACCGCACGGAAACCTGA